One Dehalogenimonas sp. THU2 DNA window includes the following coding sequences:
- the mtnA gene encoding S-methyl-5-thioribose-1-phosphate isomerase, producing MNETKPVEWLGDRLMIIDQTRLPQHESYIELADHYQVAEAIKSLKVRGAPAIGVAAAYGIALGALKIDSRDLTEFRDQYRAIAAEIAATRPTARNLFMAAERLNAVADKARDVIAAKEALVAEAEKIHCEEIESTRRIAEYGAALIKDGDTVLTHCNTGPLATTGRGTALGVIIEAHRQGKRIQVLTTETRPLCQGARLTTWELKKAHVPFRLITDSMAGHFLKEARVDLVITGADRIARNGDTANKIGTYGIAVLARENKVPFYIAAPSTTFDDRIATGEEIVIEERSPDEVTHQAGKRVAPEGIEVCNPAFDVTPARYITGFITETGIRKSA from the coding sequence ATGAATGAAACAAAACCCGTAGAATGGCTCGGCGACCGTCTGATGATCATCGACCAGACCCGCCTGCCGCAGCATGAATCCTATATCGAGCTAGCCGACCACTACCAGGTCGCGGAGGCCATCAAGTCCCTCAAGGTGCGCGGTGCCCCGGCCATCGGCGTCGCCGCCGCCTACGGCATCGCTCTCGGCGCCCTGAAGATAGACTCACGGGACCTCACCGAATTCCGTGACCAGTACCGCGCCATTGCAGCGGAGATCGCCGCCACCCGTCCGACCGCCCGCAACCTCTTCATGGCCGCCGAGCGCCTGAACGCGGTCGCGGATAAAGCCCGGGACGTCATCGCCGCCAAGGAAGCCCTGGTGGCCGAGGCGGAAAAGATCCATTGTGAGGAAATAGAATCCACCCGCAGGATCGCCGAATACGGCGCCGCGCTCATCAAAGATGGTGACACTGTGCTGACCCATTGCAACACCGGTCCCCTGGCCACCACAGGCCGCGGCACAGCCCTCGGCGTCATCATCGAGGCCCATCGGCAGGGCAAGCGGATACAGGTGTTGACCACCGAAACCCGCCCGTTATGTCAAGGGGCCCGCCTGACCACCTGGGAACTCAAAAAGGCCCATGTCCCCTTCCGCCTCATCACCGATTCCATGGCCGGCCATTTCCTGAAGGAAGCCCGGGTAGACCTGGTCATCACCGGAGCCGACCGCATCGCCCGCAACGGCGACACCGCCAACAAGATCGGCACCTACGGCATCGCTGTGTTGGCGCGGGAAAACAAGGTACCCTTCTACATCGCCGCCCCTTCGACGACCTTCGACGACCGGATCGCCACCGGTGAGGAGATCGTCATCGAGGAGCGCTCGCCGGACGAGGTCACCCACCAGGCCGGCAAGCGCGTCGCCCCTGAGGGCATAGAGGTCTGCAATCCCGCCTTCGACGTCACCCCCGCCCGCTACATCACCGGTTTCATCACCGAAACCGGCATCCGGAAATCCGCCTGA
- a CDS encoding DUF1801 domain-containing protein: MTTEPSEAIDVYIAAFPDDIRDILEKMRRVIKETAPGTTEAISYGMPTFKLNKKNLVHFAAWQNHIGFYPTPSGTSAFDTELSSYKRSKGAVQFPLDQPIPYDLVKKIVRFRVDEVLGGNK, from the coding sequence ATGACCACCGAACCCAGCGAAGCGATCGACGTTTATATCGCGGCTTTTCCTGATGACATCCGCGATATCCTGGAGAAAATGCGCCGGGTGATCAAGGAAACCGCCCCCGGTACCACGGAAGCAATCAGCTACGGCATGCCCACCTTCAAACTGAACAAAAAGAACCTGGTCCACTTCGCCGCGTGGCAGAATCACATCGGCTTCTACCCCACCCCCTCCGGCACCTCCGCCTTCGATACGGAACTCTCATCGTATAAACGTTCCAAGGGCGCCGTCCAGTTCCCCCTCGACCAGCCCATCCCCTACGACCTGGTAAAAAAGATCGTCCGATTCAGGGTAGATGAGGTTCTGGGCGGGAATAAATAA
- a CDS encoding thioredoxin domain-containing protein — MTNHLAGQTSPYLLQHAENPVEWYPWGEEALARARTENKPILLSIGYSACHWCHVMAHESFENPETAGLMNRNFINIKVDREERPDLDAIYMSAVQALTGHGGWPLTAFLTPDGKPFYGGTYFPPEDGHGLPAFSRVLEAIADTFRTRPTEVAKTAKALVTALSEAVPAGGGTELSADIMERAYGALQRDFDKSNGGFGGAPKFPQPLVLDFLLRYFHRSKDRHALETVEITLEKMYRGGMYDHLGGGFHRYATDNAWQVPHFEKMLYDNALLSRVYLHAFQITGNPEYRAVAEDIFEYVLREMTDASSGGFYSAQDADSEGEEGKYYTWDGGEIDSILGEARGETFRKRFGVTAGGNFEGMNILHLTGEFTAEAIGRDREPKSALLRRREQRVPPGKDTKVLASWNGMMVASLAEASCVLGRPDYLAAAVRSADNVLNSLVKDGSLRHTSSVEEGFLEDYAQMIDAMLWLHQVTLSSRWLSQALQIADRMIALFWNDSEGVFYDVPMGTPGLFKLPRSVQDGAVPSGSSAATAVLLKLARVTDNQKYLSAAERSLRGLGENMARYPLGFGHHLSALDLYLGPSQEVAIIGAPDDPAVLALVGVVCGGFRPNTITVGLNPGEESAVSGLAIFKDRSQVDGRATAYVCREFNCFPPVTTVEGLGEVLERVG; from the coding sequence ATGACTAACCACCTGGCAGGGCAGACAAGTCCTTATCTGTTGCAGCATGCTGAAAATCCGGTGGAGTGGTATCCATGGGGGGAAGAGGCGCTGGCGCGGGCGCGGACGGAGAACAAACCGATACTTTTGAGTATCGGGTATTCCGCCTGCCACTGGTGTCATGTCATGGCTCATGAGAGTTTTGAGAATCCGGAAACGGCCGGATTGATGAACCGGAATTTTATCAACATCAAGGTGGACCGGGAGGAACGGCCGGACTTGGACGCGATATATATGTCTGCCGTCCAGGCACTGACCGGCCACGGCGGATGGCCTTTGACGGCCTTTTTGACGCCGGACGGAAAGCCTTTTTACGGGGGTACTTATTTTCCGCCGGAAGACGGCCACGGGCTGCCGGCATTCTCCCGGGTTTTGGAAGCCATTGCCGATACTTTCCGCACCCGCCCCACCGAAGTAGCCAAAACCGCGAAGGCGCTGGTTACGGCGTTGAGTGAAGCCGTGCCGGCGGGTGGCGGGACGGAGCTGTCGGCGGATATCATGGAGCGGGCTTACGGGGCACTGCAACGGGATTTCGACAAATCTAACGGCGGCTTCGGCGGCGCGCCCAAGTTTCCGCAACCGCTGGTGCTGGACTTCCTGCTGCGATACTTTCACCGGAGCAAGGATAGACACGCACTTGAAACGGTCGAAATCACGCTGGAGAAGATGTACCGCGGCGGGATGTACGACCACCTGGGCGGGGGATTCCACCGGTATGCCACCGACAACGCGTGGCAGGTCCCTCACTTTGAAAAAATGCTCTATGATAACGCGCTGCTCAGCCGGGTATATCTGCATGCATTCCAGATCACGGGAAATCCGGAGTACCGCGCCGTCGCCGAGGATATCTTCGAATATGTGCTGCGGGAAATGACCGACGCATCGTCGGGCGGCTTTTACAGCGCCCAAGACGCGGACAGCGAGGGCGAAGAGGGTAAGTATTATACGTGGGATGGCGGTGAGATCGATTCCATCCTGGGGGAGGCGAGGGGGGAGACCTTCCGCAAAAGGTTCGGGGTGACGGCGGGGGGCAACTTCGAGGGAATGAACATCCTGCACCTGACGGGAGAATTCACGGCGGAGGCGATCGGGCGCGACCGGGAGCCTAAATCGGCACTCCTAAGACGGCGGGAACAGCGGGTTCCGCCCGGCAAGGACACCAAGGTCCTGGCCTCCTGGAACGGGATGATGGTTGCCAGTCTGGCGGAGGCTTCCTGTGTACTGGGGCGACCGGACTACCTGGCGGCGGCGGTCAGGAGCGCTGACAATGTCCTGAACTCACTCGTGAAGGACGGCTCGCTGCGGCATACCTCCTCAGTCGAAGAAGGATTCTTGGAAGATTATGCCCAGATGATCGACGCCATGCTGTGGCTGCACCAGGTAACTTTAAGTTCCCGCTGGTTGTCACAGGCGCTTCAAATAGCGGACCGGATGATCGCGCTGTTTTGGAATGATTCGGAAGGTGTGTTCTACGATGTCCCCATGGGGACTCCCGGACTTTTCAAGCTGCCCAGGAGCGTCCAGGACGGCGCGGTGCCCTCCGGCAGCTCGGCGGCGACGGCGGTATTGCTCAAATTAGCCAGGGTAACTGACAATCAGAAGTACCTATCGGCGGCGGAGAGATCACTCAGAGGTCTCGGTGAGAACATGGCCCGCTACCCTTTGGGGTTCGGGCATCATTTATCGGCGTTGGATCTTTACCTGGGGCCGTCACAGGAAGTTGCTATCATCGGTGCGCCGGACGATCCTGCTGTACTGGCCCTGGTGGGGGTGGTTTGTGGCGGTTTCAGGCCCAACACGATCACGGTTGGGTTGAATCCTGGCGAAGAGTCCGCGGTATCGGGGCTGGCTATATTCAAGGACCGGTCACAAGTCGATGGACGTGCTACCGCTTATGTTTGCCGGGAGTTCAATTGTTTTCCACCGGTTACGACGGTTGAGGGGTTGGGGGAGGTGCTGGAGAGGGTGGGGTAA
- a CDS encoding archaemetzincin translates to MPITNPNPGHIILALMSELPPATLPELSAQLKKEFGLPVETVEMSHDVSFAWNRRRKQYSSPLILDKLREIPKGPQDRILGIVDVDLFCPDYDFAFGEAEPTAGIATLSTFRLKEDHPDAALLRTRTVKEAIHETGHLFDLGHCEDPGCVMSFSSGNLPQIDAKSASVCPLPHPSEEFTEQEVIPD, encoded by the coding sequence ATGCCCATAACCAATCCCAACCCCGGCCACATCATCCTCGCCCTCATGAGCGAGCTTCCCCCTGCCACCCTGCCTGAACTGTCGGCTCAACTGAAAAAAGAATTCGGCCTCCCGGTGGAAACCGTGGAGATGAGTCATGACGTTTCCTTCGCCTGGAACCGCAGGAGGAAGCAGTATTCATCTCCCCTGATCCTTGATAAACTTCGGGAGATACCCAAAGGACCTCAGGACAGGATACTGGGCATCGTGGATGTGGATCTTTTCTGCCCGGATTACGATTTCGCCTTCGGCGAAGCGGAACCCACCGCCGGCATCGCCACACTATCCACCTTCCGCCTGAAGGAAGACCACCCGGACGCCGCCCTGCTCCGCACCCGCACCGTTAAAGAGGCAATCCATGAGACAGGTCATCTTTTCGACCTAGGCCACTGCGAGGACCCCGGCTGCGTGATGAGTTTCTCCTCCGGCAACCTGCCGCAGATAGACGCCAAATCCGCCTCCGTCTGCCCGTTGCCCCACCCATCGGAGGAATTCACTGAACAAGAAGTGATACCGGATTGA
- a CDS encoding YegP family protein has translation MAGKFELYQDKAGEFRFRLVASNGQTIAVSEGYKAKASALNGIESVKTNAPTASIEDKTT, from the coding sequence ATGGCAGGAAAATTCGAATTGTACCAGGACAAGGCAGGGGAGTTCCGATTCAGATTGGTCGCATCGAACGGGCAGACGATCGCGGTTTCCGAAGGGTACAAGGCAAAGGCCAGTGCCCTGAATGGCATTGAGTCCGTAAAAACAAACGCTCCCACCGCGAGCATCGAAGACAAAACCACCTAA
- the mscL gene encoding large conductance mechanosensitive channel protein MscL, translated as MLKEFKTFIMRGNVVDLAVGIVIGAAFGSIVNSFVADVLMPPIGLLLGNVDFANLFIVLKEGATAAPYESLAAAQAAGAVTINYGVFISALTSFLIVAAAIFFLVVRPLNQIAARQKAREAAAAIPAEATTKDCPYCATSIPVKAKRCPNCTSALT; from the coding sequence ATGCTTAAAGAATTCAAGACCTTCATCATGCGCGGCAACGTTGTGGACCTGGCGGTTGGTATCGTTATCGGCGCGGCTTTCGGGTCTATCGTCAATTCTTTTGTCGCAGACGTACTAATGCCGCCAATAGGCCTTCTCCTGGGTAATGTGGATTTCGCAAATCTCTTTATCGTTCTAAAAGAGGGCGCTACGGCTGCTCCTTATGAATCACTGGCTGCGGCCCAGGCAGCCGGGGCAGTCACCATCAATTACGGCGTATTTATCAGCGCTCTAACCAGCTTTCTGATCGTGGCAGCGGCTATATTTTTCCTGGTGGTCAGGCCACTCAATCAGATTGCCGCCCGTCAAAAAGCCAGGGAAGCCGCAGCGGCAATTCCAGCGGAAGCGACTACCAAGGATTGTCCTTACTGCGCGACTTCAATCCCCGTCAAGGCAAAAAGGTGCCCTAATTGTACATCGGCTCTAACTTAG
- a CDS encoding zf-TFIIB domain-containing protein, producing MDKIILSKDESELFRARQGEAAKLEPANMAILIRPAAIEDHPMTCPRDGKWLTRFSDEHFPEEIILEQCPACRGLWLNRGHFIGYQRFREQQWTARIETPGDPKLRAELQQLVDEYQAGKSTETLQKLGKFLSTPMDPGAPRNAEAEQAVSTVMGVVMALLRAFVLRF from the coding sequence TTGGATAAAATCATCCTTTCGAAAGATGAGTCAGAGCTTTTCAGGGCGCGGCAGGGGGAGGCGGCGAAGCTCGAGCCGGCGAATATGGCAATTCTGATCCGGCCCGCGGCTATCGAAGACCACCCCATGACCTGCCCGCGCGACGGAAAGTGGCTGACACGCTTCAGCGACGAACACTTTCCAGAGGAAATCATTCTGGAACAGTGCCCCGCCTGTAGAGGACTGTGGCTCAACCGGGGTCACTTCATTGGGTACCAGCGGTTCCGCGAGCAACAGTGGACAGCCCGGATAGAAACGCCGGGCGATCCGAAACTCAGGGCAGAACTTCAACAACTGGTAGATGAATACCAGGCGGGTAAATCGACCGAGACTCTGCAGAAGCTGGGAAAATTCCTGTCCACACCGATGGATCCGGGCGCACCCCGGAACGCTGAGGCGGAACAGGCGGTGAGCACGGTGATGGGGGTGGTGATGGCGTTGCTACGCGCGTTCGTGCTGAGGTTTTAA
- a CDS encoding SDR family oxidoreductase: protein MKLQDKVAVVTGAGSGMGRAISMLFAKEGAKVIASDYNFDAVKQLVDEIVALGGTAQAVQANVTSEQDIQKMIDAAVSTYGTLDILVNNAGIMDNFVPAAELTDELWEKVFAVNSTGPMRATRKALKIFLEKKSGVIVNIASAGGLMGSRAGAAYTASKHAVIGLTKNVGFQYANLGIRCNAIAPGAVNTNIGTTITAPDKFGMERAMAGLNLNPRVAEPEEVAKVALFLASDDAALINGTVITADAGWTAY, encoded by the coding sequence ATGAAACTCCAGGACAAAGTCGCCGTAGTGACCGGAGCCGGTTCGGGAATGGGCAGAGCCATCTCGATGCTTTTCGCCAAAGAAGGCGCTAAAGTCATCGCCTCGGACTACAACTTCGATGCCGTGAAACAGTTAGTCGATGAGATCGTCGCGCTGGGCGGTACCGCTCAAGCCGTTCAGGCTAACGTAACTTCCGAACAAGACATCCAAAAAATGATCGATGCGGCCGTCAGCACCTACGGCACCCTGGATATCCTGGTCAACAACGCGGGGATTATGGACAATTTCGTTCCGGCGGCAGAACTGACCGATGAGCTTTGGGAAAAAGTCTTTGCCGTCAACTCTACCGGACCGATGCGCGCCACCAGAAAAGCTCTGAAAATATTCCTGGAAAAGAAATCTGGCGTCATCGTCAATATAGCCTCCGCCGGTGGTCTCATGGGCTCCAGAGCCGGCGCGGCTTACACCGCTTCCAAACACGCCGTCATCGGACTGACCAAAAACGTCGGTTTTCAGTACGCCAACCTGGGTATCCGTTGCAACGCTATCGCCCCCGGCGCCGTCAATACCAATATCGGGACCACCATCACCGCGCCGGACAAGTTCGGTATGGAAAGAGCCATGGCCGGCTTGAATTTGAACCCCCGGGTTGCCGAACCAGAAGAAGTCGCCAAAGTAGCCCTGTTCCTCGCCAGCGACGATGCCGCCCTGATCAACGGAACAGTAATAACTGCGGATGCTGGCTGGACAGCCTATTGA
- a CDS encoding glutaredoxin domain-containing protein, which yields MPDQTRLYGTTWCSHTRRSRAILDRQNVIYTWFDIEADKEACAFVEQTNRGNRSVPTIVFPDGVILVEPEDSELIDKCAELKR from the coding sequence ATGCCGGATCAAACCAGACTCTACGGAACAACCTGGTGTTCCCACACCCGCCGCTCCCGGGCTATCCTGGACCGGCAAAACGTCATCTACACCTGGTTCGACATCGAAGCCGACAAGGAAGCCTGCGCCTTCGTGGAACAAACCAACCGCGGCAACCGCAGCGTCCCCACCATCGTCTTCCCGGACGGCGTTATCCTGGTCGAACCGGAAGACTCCGAACTCATCGATAAATGCGCTGAATTAAAGCGGTAA
- a CDS encoding DUF134 domain-containing protein yields the protein MTRPPKCRAVESMPGVTYYKPAGIPLRLIEELVLPVEGLEALRLKDLEGLDQAECAAKMGISRATFQRVLAKARKTVAEALTTGKAIKIEGGVFFLTDSQSI from the coding sequence ATGACCAGACCTCCCAAGTGCCGCGCCGTCGAAAGCATGCCGGGCGTAACCTACTATAAACCGGCGGGCATTCCTTTGCGGTTGATCGAGGAATTGGTATTGCCGGTCGAGGGGCTGGAAGCGTTGCGGTTGAAAGACCTGGAAGGGTTGGACCAGGCCGAATGTGCCGCAAAAATGGGGATATCCCGCGCCACTTTTCAGAGAGTATTGGCAAAAGCGAGAAAGACCGTTGCCGAGGCCCTAACGACCGGTAAGGCTATCAAGATTGAAGGCGGGGTGTTCTTCTTAACCGATTCTCAGTCGATCTAG
- a CDS encoding DUF4870 domain-containing protein — protein sequence MSLTPEERMRIYQEEKARIEAQENVQQERFESDSKSKPPGGLSPNVAGLLSYAGGWVSGLIFLALEKENRFVRFHAAQSIIVFGILNIISMSLGWIPGAGGVISGLVLAFSLVFWIVLMVKAYQGVTYKLPMIGDIAESLARNNQHEKQQVENEIPQFSQPGSTVATVSKDLGESVKQQSRSKAGRMIASAFAIAWSIVWLIVFNFFHQYLAFYNGETVGGVTIWKRYPVFTEEISLWLPILTLTLMLTIVVHIILIIIDKYLLRELSTICLNIFSLITVLVLLAIFPFDFSAIPDTTAADITQTSVTIALILIVTAITIGVLVKFIKLVMRLASGKASYSSR from the coding sequence ATGTCACTTACACCGGAAGAACGAATGCGCATTTACCAGGAAGAAAAGGCGCGTATTGAAGCTCAAGAAAACGTACAACAAGAAAGATTCGAATCTGATTCAAAATCAAAACCCCCGGGCGGATTGAGCCCGAATGTTGCGGGATTATTGTCCTATGCCGGGGGCTGGGTTAGCGGCCTAATCTTCCTTGCCCTCGAGAAGGAGAATCGTTTTGTTCGTTTCCATGCAGCTCAATCGATTATCGTTTTCGGAATCCTGAATATTATTAGCATGTCACTTGGTTGGATACCAGGAGCAGGCGGTGTCATTTCTGGCCTGGTGTTAGCCTTTAGTCTTGTATTTTGGATTGTATTGATGGTCAAAGCCTACCAGGGTGTGACGTATAAGCTTCCAATGATTGGTGATATCGCTGAAAGCTTAGCTCGGAACAACCAGCATGAAAAACAGCAGGTTGAAAATGAAATTCCACAATTTTCTCAACCTGGCTCCACTGTTGCAACTGTGAGTAAAGACCTGGGTGAAAGTGTTAAACAGCAATCTAGATCCAAAGCTGGCAGAATGATTGCTTCGGCGTTTGCTATTGCATGGAGCATCGTTTGGTTGATAGTCTTCAATTTCTTTCATCAATACTTGGCTTTCTACAACGGCGAAACTGTGGGAGGCGTTACAATTTGGAAAAGGTATCCCGTCTTTACGGAAGAAATCAGCCTATGGTTGCCAATCCTGACTCTAACGCTTATGTTGACTATCGTTGTTCATATAATCCTCATCATAATCGACAAATACTTGCTCCGTGAATTATCTACGATATGCCTGAATATTTTTTCTCTCATCACTGTTCTCGTACTGCTTGCAATTTTTCCTTTCGATTTTAGCGCAATCCCCGACACAACTGCGGCTGATATTACCCAAACTTCAGTAACTATAGCATTAATACTGATTGTTACAGCTATCACAATAGGTGTTTTAGTAAAATTCATTAAACTGGTAATGCGTTTGGCCTCAGGAAAGGCTAGCTATTCTTCAAGATAA
- a CDS encoding glutamine synthetase III, producing MVPLVDIYGSNVFNDQVMRQMLPKEIYKSFRQTIEEGLPLGAQVAEVVASAMKDWAIAKGSTHFTHWFQPLTGITAEKHDSFISPTADGRTMMEFSGKELIKGEPDASSFPSGGLRATFEARGYTAWDCTSPAFVKDGSLCIPTAFASYTGEALDKKTPLLRSMDALNRQALRVLRVLGNKTTKRVVTTVGPEQEYFIIDKKLFDQREDLILTGRTLFGAKPPKGQEMEDHYFGQIKDRILAFMADLDIELWKLGVAAKTKHNEVAPAQHELAVIFTTSNIATDHNQLAMEAMKKIALRHGLVCLLHEKPFAGINGSGKHNNWSMSTNDGQNLLEPGTDPHQNVQFLVFLSAVIKAVDDYADLLRHSAASPGNDHRLGANEAPPAIISIFLGEQLTDILAQIEAGGATKSKAGGIMHLGTASLPSLPKDTTDRNRTSPFAFTGNKFEFRMVGSMQSIAKANFTLNTIVAESLNQFADRLEKAANVDREIAEIILEVIKKNKRVIFNGNNYAEEWVTEAEKRGLPNIRSTVDAIGAIRAEKNIALMEKHGVLSRVEMESRCEIQYEIYIKTINIEALTMVEMSKRQILPAVISFRADLAGSISSILDIDGNADVEKALFNQVSETLKSFSANLAKLEKAVQKASHLHGDTKAQAIAYRDLVFTAMAELRKDADTLETVVDSDYWPMPTYAKLLFNL from the coding sequence ATGGTACCCCTGGTCGATATTTACGGCAGTAATGTCTTCAACGACCAGGTCATGCGGCAGATGCTGCCGAAGGAGATCTACAAATCCTTCAGGCAGACGATTGAAGAAGGGTTGCCGCTTGGCGCGCAGGTCGCGGAAGTAGTGGCTTCCGCCATGAAAGACTGGGCTATAGCCAAGGGCTCCACCCATTTCACTCACTGGTTTCAGCCCCTGACCGGCATCACCGCGGAAAAGCATGACTCATTTATTTCGCCGACGGCTGACGGGCGTACGATGATGGAGTTCTCCGGCAAGGAGCTCATCAAGGGTGAGCCGGATGCCTCTTCTTTCCCTTCCGGTGGTCTGCGCGCCACCTTCGAAGCCCGCGGCTATACCGCCTGGGACTGCACTTCTCCGGCTTTCGTCAAGGACGGCAGCCTGTGCATCCCGACCGCCTTCGCTTCTTATACCGGCGAAGCGCTCGACAAGAAGACCCCCCTGCTGCGCTCTATGGATGCCCTGAACCGCCAGGCGCTCCGGGTGCTGCGGGTCCTGGGCAATAAAACGACCAAGCGGGTCGTGACCACCGTCGGGCCGGAGCAGGAATATTTCATCATCGACAAAAAACTGTTCGACCAGCGCGAGGATCTGATTCTCACCGGCCGGACGCTTTTCGGCGCCAAACCCCCCAAGGGACAGGAGATGGAAGACCATTACTTCGGCCAGATCAAGGACCGGATACTGGCTTTCATGGCCGACCTGGATATCGAACTGTGGAAGCTGGGTGTGGCCGCCAAGACCAAGCACAATGAAGTGGCCCCGGCGCAGCATGAGTTGGCGGTGATCTTCACCACTTCCAACATCGCCACTGACCACAATCAACTGGCGATGGAGGCGATGAAAAAAATCGCCCTGCGCCACGGACTGGTCTGCCTGCTGCATGAAAAGCCCTTTGCCGGCATCAACGGCTCCGGCAAACACAATAACTGGTCCATGTCCACCAATGACGGGCAGAACCTGCTGGAACCCGGCACCGACCCGCATCAGAATGTCCAGTTCCTGGTGTTCCTGAGCGCCGTCATCAAAGCGGTCGATGATTACGCGGACCTGCTGCGGCACTCTGCCGCCAGCCCGGGCAACGATCACCGCCTGGGAGCTAATGAGGCCCCACCGGCTATCATCTCCATATTCCTCGGTGAACAGTTGACGGATATCCTGGCTCAGATAGAGGCGGGCGGCGCCACCAAGAGTAAGGCCGGCGGCATCATGCACCTGGGTACCGCTTCTTTGCCGTCGCTGCCCAAGGATACCACCGACCGCAACCGGACCTCGCCCTTCGCCTTCACCGGCAACAAGTTCGAGTTCCGGATGGTCGGTTCGATGCAGTCGATCGCCAAGGCTAACTTCACGCTCAATACCATCGTCGCCGAGAGCCTGAACCAGTTTGCCGACCGGCTGGAGAAGGCCGCCAACGTCGATAGAGAGATCGCCGAGATCATCCTCGAGGTTATCAAGAAGAACAAGCGCGTCATCTTCAACGGCAACAATTACGCTGAGGAGTGGGTTACCGAGGCCGAGAAGCGCGGCCTGCCCAACATCCGCTCCACTGTCGACGCCATCGGGGCGATCAGGGCGGAAAAGAATATCGCACTGATGGAAAAACACGGCGTCCTGTCCCGCGTCGAGATGGAATCCCGCTGCGAGATCCAGTACGAGATCTATATCAAGACGATCAACATCGAAGCGCTGACCATGGTCGAGATGTCCAAGCGCCAGATCCTGCCGGCCGTAATCAGCTTCCGGGCCGACCTGGCCGGGTCGATTAGCAGTATCCTAGACATCGACGGAAACGCGGATGTGGAGAAAGCCCTGTTCAACCAGGTCAGCGAAACCCTGAAGTCGTTCAGCGCCAACCTTGCCAAACTGGAGAAAGCGGTCCAGAAGGCCAGCCACCTGCACGGCGACACCAAAGCCCAGGCGATCGCCTACCGCGACCTGGTCTTCACGGCGATGGCGGAACTGCGCAAGGATGCCGATACGCTGGAGACGGTCGTCGATTCCGATTATTGGCCGATGCCGACTTACGCGAAGTTGTTGTTCAATCTGTAA
- a CDS encoding NifB/NifX family molybdenum-iron cluster-binding protein gives MKYAIPVYGGRLSAHFGQSSEFMLIDVDEKGTLSNKETIAVTPHNCGGNPKILADKGVKVVLAGGMGMGPRIAFERQNIQVVLGVVEPDPEQAVIGHFNRTLVSGQNVCSHGDSPCDHAGQHHHGHN, from the coding sequence ATGAAATACGCGATTCCGGTTTACGGGGGACGTTTATCAGCTCATTTCGGTCAGTCCAGCGAATTCATGCTGATCGATGTGGATGAGAAGGGTACATTATCGAACAAGGAAACCATTGCGGTAACGCCCCATAATTGCGGCGGGAATCCTAAGATACTGGCGGACAAGGGAGTCAAAGTGGTGCTGGCCGGGGGGATGGGGATGGGCCCCCGGATTGCGTTTGAACGGCAGAATATTCAGGTTGTTTTGGGAGTAGTTGAGCCGGATCCGGAACAGGCAGTTATAGGGCATTTCAACAGGACGCTCGTCAGCGGGCAGAATGTCTGTAGCCACGGCGACTCTCCCTGTGATCACGCGGGCCAGCATCATCACGGGCACAACTAG